The Arachis hypogaea cultivar Tifrunner chromosome 16, arahy.Tifrunner.gnm2.J5K5, whole genome shotgun sequence genome contains a region encoding:
- the LOC114925475 gene encoding uncharacterized protein, whose amino-acid sequence MTTNISKCVNLILKGVRNLPVCSLVKATYSRLAELFVRKGKEAQAQLGTEQQFSQYLVKCIEANLKTARYFTVTVYDRDNSEYTVAETTPTGSFSLGSYRVSLGSQTCDCGYFQELHFPCPHALACCAYSRVTWQPYVLPVYRLSSVFSVYQMGFTPPIPEGFWPPYDGPIVIPDPNMRRAREGRPRSTRIRTNMDEADPNRPKRCGLCRQPGHTRRSCPQAGGPSHPV is encoded by the coding sequence ATGACGACCAATATCTCTAAGTGTGTGAACTTAATCCTTAAGGGTGTTAGGAACCTCCCTGTGTGCTCGTTGGTGAAGGCCACATACAGCAGGTTGGCTGAACTATTTGTCCGCAAGGGGAAGGAGGCACAGGCACAGCTGGGTACCGAACAACAATTCAGTCAATACTTGGTAAAGTGTATCGAGGCCAATCTGAAGACGGCTAGGTACTTCACGGTGACTGTATATGACAGGGATAACTCGGAGTACACGGTGGCAGAGACGACTCCGACTGGTTCGTTCTCACTGGGAAGCTACAGGGTCTCACTGGGTTCTCAGACATGTGATTGTGGGTACTTCCAGGAACTTCATTTTCCATGTCCGCACGCATTGGCATGCTGTGCCTACTCACGTGTTACTTGGCAGCCATACGTCCTCCCGGTGTATCGACTTAGTTCGGTTTTCAGTGTATATCAGATGGGATTCACTCCTCCCATCccggagggtttctggccacctTATGACGGCCCGATCGTTATACCGGACCCGAATATGAGGCGTGCAAGGGAGGGTCGTCCGAGGTCCACTCGGATACGGACCAATATGGATGAGGCAGATCCGAACCGGCCCAAGAGATGTGGCCTCTGTAGGCAACCCGGACACACTCGCCGAAGTTGTCCACAGGCTGGAGGACCCAGTCATCCAGTGTGA
- the LOC140179997 gene encoding serine/threonine-protein phosphatase 7 long form homolog, which translates to MGDDPGRLYRLDGVAHIAGVINDEPRRCISSMQRQQGMRLDERYVPYLQMAGLYHLARLNDRWFRLDESLVSAFVERWRPETHTFHMPFGECTITLQDVAYQLGLPVDGHYVSGCLTDFHLFADKSGNRIHIRWLPFVARLEEMGGYNWGSAALTWLYRCMCRVANRHVVKLAGPLQLLQSWIFWRFPGFRPAGYDAFSWPLASRWSGYNPGISEKGPRVQMARLRIDLLQARDFIWMPYSTPDVLQVVHLEVLEPRHTMLWRCVTFLIYFAVVEWHQVDRVLPQFGGVQPPPHPALNIDFLMSKDGRCGDRWFPSHLQHWHLHWETRADHVLRFDVVADPGPSHEFLAWWHQHGKRFLSPEMYLGDPRGIPILVEATQRGAGRVPDMDRVDGVPDRRRVERRARVGTRRSQREWR; encoded by the exons atgggggacgatccgggaaGGCTGTATCGACTGGATGGAgtcgctcatatagccggggtgatcaacgacgag CCTCGGCGTTGCATATCGAGCATGCAGCGGCAGCAGGGGATGCGACTTGATGAGaggtacgttccgtacttgcaaATGGCAGGACtataccatcttgcgagactgaaCGACAGATGGTTCCGATTGGACGAGTCCCTCGTCAGTGCATTCGTGGAGCggtggcgtccggagacgcacacgtttcacaTGCCCTTTGGCGAGTGCACCATCACACTTCAGGACGTCGCGTACCAGTTGGGGTTGCCAGTGGACGGACATTATGTCAGCGGTTGCCTGACAGACTTCCAC ctgtttgccgacaagtccggcaaTCGTATTCATATCAGATGGTTACCGTTTGTGGctaggcttgaggagatgggtggCTATAACTGGGGGTCGGCGGCACTAacatggttgtaccggtgcatgtgccgagtggccAACAGACATGTAGTGAAGTTAGCTGGGCCGTTACAGTTACTTCAGTCTTGGATCTTTTGGCGTTTTCCTGGTTTTAGGCCTGCTGGGTATGATGCGTTTAGCTGGCCCCTTGCCTCGAG GTGGTCAGGTTACAATCCTGGGATTAGCGAGAAGGGACCTCGGGTGCAGATGGCTCGACTGAGGATCGACTTGTTACAGGCTCGGGAT TTTATATGGATGCCCTATAGCACACCCGACGTCCTCCAGGTTGTCCATCTGGAGGTCTTGGAGCCTCGGCATACGATGTTATGGCGGTGTGTGACGTTCCTGATATATTTTGCGGTGGTTGAGTGGCATCAGGTTGATAGAGTGTTACCGCAGTTCGGCGGCGTACAGCCTCCCCCGCAtcccgccctgaacatcgacttctTGATGTCGAAGGACGGGAGATGTGGTGACCGTTGGTTCCCGTCCCATTTACAGCATTGGCACCTTCACTGGGAGACACGTGCGGACCACGTGTTACGATTCGACGTTGTTGCTGACCCGGGACCTTCACATGAGTTCTTGGCCTGGTGGCATCAGCATGGGAAGAGGTTCTTGTCACCTGAGATGTACCTGGGGGATCCGAGAGGTATTCCTATTCTGGTTGAGGCGACGCAGAGGGGTGCCGGCCGAGTTCCAGATATGGACCGAGTTGACGGCGTTCCTGACAGGCGTCGGGTTGAGAGGAGAGCTCGAGTCGGGACACGTCGTAGCCAGCGTGAGTGGAGATGA
- the LOC140179998 gene encoding uncharacterized protein yields the protein MVILVETKCSGSRAKEVIREMGFAYYVIEDAEGFSGGIWVLWKINYLRVRVLKSHKQFIHMEITDLDQKNWNLSAIYASPQEGNRKELWENLQAIATHMRHPWMLIGDFNDIAKEHEKKGGTGSNEHACKRFKRRMDSCNLMDLGYVGTKYTWIGGQKNGQQWVFKRLDRAIANPDWRMMFPNAHIEIFPRIQSNHHPILAILSPNCNTLGEKPFRFEAMWCTQEDFSNFVEQVWKEDIKFPEALKNLTDCLKKWNTEVFENIFRRKQNILNRLSDPEMIKKLVMEFFDKFYEEENFNRPIMITFHNPPSLNCNQRRNMEIIPSHWEIEAVIFNIGSLKAPGENGYPALFYKENWSLLKSSVCNYIQSLWRKPEAIRHINKILLTLTPKTNQPEFVSQFRPIALRNVIYKYLAKILVSKIKPTLSERISPNQSSFVPGRFIHDNIIIASEMIHSMKRMKGKNGFMAIKIDFAKAYDRLNWNFLHQCLVEYGISDRILTLIMACVSSTEYQILWNRGKTEKFTPTRDIRQGDPISPYLFVIAMNKLSMLIEDGVEEGNWKPMKAGREGPIISHLLFADDLLLFAEVSENQIRRILRMLQIFSKASGLIISKEKTSILFSKNVEMDTRNKVMRTCSYREVPCLGRYLRTLLTNSKKNKDNYGNIIERVHSRIKGWKTSCLSLAGRITLAQSVINPALNFNMQHGKFSIGVWIVQLHPGYGHNSNPVHILEFFRAPFETWIRWNLTVEAVSNSKTQWKTIFMVTCWWLWFWRNKKIFAPPFKRPPKTECIIMDYIQRLDKAFKKENLIQNVRKREILIGWSPPSELWIKINVDGPACVTTGRAGCGGIIRNYQGRWLAGYMMNIGTCSAFKAELWGVFQGLKMAWDLGFKKAILETDFRAVLQTLQKK from the exons ATGGTGATACTAGTAGAAACAAAGTGCAGTGGGTCCAGAGCAAAAGAAGTTATCAGGGAGATGGGGTTTGCCTATTACGTCATTGAAGATGCTGAGGGCTTCTCCGGAGGTATATGGGTTTTGTGGAAAATCAACTATCTGAGGGTGAGAGTCTTGAAATCTCATAAACAATTCATTCACATGGAGATTACTGATCTGGATCAGAAAAACTGGAACCTCTCAGCTATTTATGCCAGTCCACAGGAAGGGAACCGAAAGGAGCTATGGGAAAACTTACAAGCTATAGCTACACATATGAGACATCCTTGGATGTTGATAGGAGACTTCAACGACATCGCAAAGGAACACGAGAAAAAGGGTGGCACAGGATCGAACGAACATGCGTGCaagagattcaaaaggagaaTGGATAGTTGCAACCTGATGGATTTGGGGTATGTAGGAACAAAATATACTTGGATAGGTGGACAAAAGAATGGTCAGCAATGGGTCTTCAAGAGGTTAGACAGAGCTATTGCTAACCCAGACTGGAGAATGATGTTTCCAAATGCACATATTGAAATCTTTCCCAGAATTCAGTCTAATCATCACCCAATCTTGGCGATCCTGAGCCCAAACTGTAACACACTTGGAGAAAAACCATTCCGTTTTGAAGCTATGTGGTGCACTCAAGAAGACTTCTCTAATTTTGTAGAGCAAGTGTGGAAGGAAGACATTAAATTTCCAGAAGCCCTCAAGAATCTCACTGATTGCTTGAAGAAGTGGAACACAgaggttttcgaaaatatttttcgtAGAAAACAAAATATCCTAAACAGACTCAGTg ACCCTGAAATGATCAAGAAGCTAGTTATGGAGTTCTTTGATAAGTTTTATGAAGAGGAGAATTTCAACCGACCCATCATGATAACCTTCCACAACCCTCCTAGTCTTAATTGCAACCAAAGAAGAAATATGGAAATCATACCTTCTCATTGGGAGATTGAAGCCGTTATTTTCAACATTGGATCCCTCAAGGCACCTGGAGAAAATGGTTACCCTGCACTTTTCTATAAAGAAAACTGGAGCCTTCTAAAAAGTTCGGTGTGCAACTACATTCAATCTTTGTGGAGAAAACCGGAGGCCATCAGACACATAAATAAAATCCTCTTGACACTGACTCCCAAAACAAACCAGCCTGAATTTGTTTCTCAATTTCGCCCGATAGCCCTTCGTAACGTCATCTACAAGTACCTTGCCAAGATTCTTGTCAGCAAAATTAAACCAACCTTATCAGAGAGAATCTCCCCCAATCAATCCAGTTTTGTCCCTGGACGCTTTATACATGACAACATCATAATAGCTTCTGAAATGATCCATAGCATGAAAAGAATGAAGGGGAAGAATGGTTTCATGGCAATCAAGATTGATTTTGCCAAAGCTTATGATCGTTTGAATTGGAACTTTCTTCATCAATGTCTAGTGGAGTATGGCATTTCAGACAGGATTTTAACTCTGATCATGGCATGCGTATCCAGTACGGAGTACCAGATACTTTGGAATAGGGGAAAAACAGAAAAATTCACACCAACTAGAGATATTAGGCAGGGAGACCCTATATCTCCCTACCTTTTCGTCATCGCCATGAATAAACTCTCAATGCTCATTGAAGATGGAGTTGAAGAAGGAAATTGGAAACCCATGAAGGCTGGTAGAGAGGGACCAATCATATCCCACCTTCTTTTTGCAGATGACCTCCTATTATTTGCAGAAGTCTCAGAAAATCAAATCAGGAGAATTTTGAGGATGCTCCAAATTTTCAGTAAAGCATCAGGTCTCATTATAAGCAAGGAGAAAACATCTATTCTGTTCTCCAAAAATGTGGAAATGGATACGAGAAATAAAGTTATGAGAACATGTAGCTACAGAGAGGTTCCATGTCTAGGAAGATACCTAAGAACCCTTCTAACCAACAGCAAAAAGAACAAGGACAACTATGGCAACATTATTGAAAGGGTGCACAGCAGAATAAAGGGCTGGAAAACCAGTTGTCTCTCCTTAGCTGGTCGTATCACTCTTGCACAATCAGTCATTAACCCAGCTCTAAACTTCAATATGCAGCATGGAAAATTTTCTATTGGAGTGT GGATTGTCCAGCTGCATCCAGGATATGGTCACAACTCAAATCCGGTGCACATACTAGAGTTCTTCAGAGCTCCCTTCGAGACCTGGATCCGCTGGAATCTAACCGTGGAAGCAGTTTCAAATTCCAAAACCCAATGGAAAACCATCTTTATGGTTACTTGCTGGTGGCTATGGTTctggagaaataagaaaatttttgcTCCCCCTTTTAAAAGGCCACCGAAAACAGAATGCATCATCATGGATTACATCCAAAGGTTGGATAAAGCTTTCAAAAAAGAAAATCTCATCCAAAACGTAAGAAAAAGGGAGATTCTAATAGGCTGGTCTCCTCCCTCTGAACTATGGATAAAGATTAATGTGGACGGCCCTGCCTGCGTAACCACTGGGAGGGCTGGCTGTGGAGGCATTATTCGAAATTATCAAGGAAGATGGCTAgcaggatacatgatgaacattGGAACATGTTCAGCATTTAAAGCAGAACTTTGGGGCGTTTTCCAGGGACTTAAAATGGCGTGGGACCTAGGATTCAAAAAAGCTATCCTGGAGACAGATTTTAGAGCAGTGCTGCAAACTCTGCAGAAGAAGTAA
- the LOC112758922 gene encoding uncharacterized protein, with protein MALEIEWYDIVCFGIVCVAFVGALWVLWMNEGASNRVFESMYESLLVTQPDNEVVVTVLPSGHVSTSQLWTSCWVGLNPFWLLLTRFLSFVIMVLFLAWDVVTYDATIFVYYTEWTFTLVIIYFGMGTIVSAHGCWNFCSKATIDSVKQTNGSVKLESRYAKVEFQQRAGFLGYLVQTTYQTCAGAVILTDVVFWVVIVPFLSISHLRLNMLMGCMHALNVVFLFLDTALNNLPFPWFRFSYFVIWSCGYIIFQWAIHACGFPWWPYPFLELNNKWAPLWYFCLAVIHIPCYGVYFLIVKAKNTLLSRLFPHAFFRPN; from the exons ATGGCACTAGAGATAGAATGGTATGACATAGTGTGCTTTGGTATTGTTTGTGTGGCCTTTGTAGGTGCATTATGGGTGCTGTGGATGAATGAAGGTGCCTCCAATAGAGTTTTTGAGAGCATGTATGAGAGCCTTCTTGTGACTCAACCTGACAATGAAGTTGTTGTGACCGTTTTGCCCTCCGGCCATGTTAGCACCTCTCAGTTATGGACCAGTTGTTGGGTTGGATTGAACCCTTTCTGGCTCTTACTCACACGTTTCCTTTCGTTTGTGATCATGGTTCTTTTCTTAGCCTGGGATGTTGTCACGTACGATGCAACCATCTTTGTTTACTACACTGA GTGGACTTTCACATTGGTCATCATATATTTTGGG ATGGGGACCATAGTTTCTGCACATGGATGTTGGAATTTCTGTAGCAAAGCAACCATTGACAGTGTGAAACAAACAAATGGTTCTGTTAAGTTAGAAAGCCGCTATGCAAAAGTGGAGTTTCAACAAAGAGCAGGTTTCTTGGGTTACTTAGTGCAAACCACATATCAG ACATGTGCAGGGGCTGTGATCCTAACAGACGTTGTATTTTGGGTTGTTATAGTCCCATTCTTATCTATATCTCACTTAAGACTAAACATG TTGATGGGTTGCATGCATGCTTTAAATGTAGTTTTCCTCTTCTTGGATACAGCTCTGAATAATCTC CCATTTCCTTGGTTTAGATTCTCATATTTTGTAATCTGGAGCTGTGGTTACATTATTTTCCAATGGGCCATCCACGCATGTGGTTTTCCATG GTGGCCATACCCATTTCTTGAGCTAAATAACAAGTGGGCTCCTCTCTG GTATTTTTGCTTGGCGGTAATTCACATCCCCTGTTATGGAGTGTATTTCTTGATTGTGAAAGCCAAAAATACACTTCTTTCCAGATTGTTCCCTCATGCATTCTTCAGGCCAAACTAG
- the LOC112756947 gene encoding uncharacterized protein, which yields MEDCCAVCAEPLEWVAYGPCMHRDVCSTCVSRLRFICHDRRCCICKTECDTVFVTKALGDYTRTINDFSSLPSDPREGKVGSYWYHEDTNAYFDDMDHYRMIKAMCRLSCSVCDRMEEQPHDASKRRQRFRNIEQLKGHLFHRHKLLMCSLCLEGRKVFICEQKLYTRAQLNQHISTGDSEVDGSESERGGFMGHPMCEFCRTPFYGDNELYTHMSTEHYTCHICQRQHPGQYEYYKNYDDLEIHFRNEHFLCEDEACLAKKFIVFQSEAEMKRHNAIEHGGRMSRSKRNAALQIPTSFRYKRNDQDQRRGRGRSFRRDFSENQLSMAIEASLQMANAAETFHDPSSSSSGQVAVDDGNADVDSIIQPFESVATSGSEASARYLQALGPNSRNAALADSSFPPLPLASSNDQQRSKQELEGSSSNTMAARLRRHGNRNVSVINAGNAWPAPGRNSTQARLQSNAAPGVPRNSGQMKTANNIGPSPSTYASSIQPTPRTALAQSSVGSSRDTRDNGRMVHSASAPNLIESNPIEASISEFPPVSASLVSKLSASTQTPLNVENVQSANKSLVEKIRGALDFDEDRYTLFKDISGQYRQGTLDTETYLDCVQQFGLSHLVPEMANLLPDPQKKEELILSYNSSLQRNAFPENGWVHGGSGIPSKGSNASKKGKGKSVDGSGSNSTNRLADSFLSTVHQLQSSYKSSEENLEVLSRGDYRTNKGKSKINQQIDTNSGNQPLRISGQTEASGGILSNQKKEDAGVGSKQRKKTSKFLRVRLGDGSASALLDFDNSQTEPDPGTDPLPGNKNDSGGLPVRGVWRKGGGQRLFN from the exons ATGGAGGATTGTTGTGCCGTTTGCGCCGAGCCCTTGGAATGGGTTGCTTATGGACCTTGCATGCACCGCGATGTCTGCTCCACGTGCGTCTCTCGCCTCCGATTCATATGCCACGATCGCCGTTGCTGCATCTGCAAGACCGAATGCGACACCGTATTCGTTACCAAG GCTCTAGGAGACTATACACGGACGATTAATGATTTTTCATCCTTACCCTCCGACCCAAGGGAGGGTAAGGTTGGATCATATTGGTACCATGAGGATACAAATGCATATTTCGATGATATGGACCATTACAGGATGATCAAGGCTATGTGCAGGCTCTCCTGCAGTGTATGTGACAGGATGGAGGAGCAACCACATGATGCCTCAAAGCGCCGGCAGAGGTTTAGGAATATAGAGCAGCTGAAGGGTCACTTATTCCACCGTCATAAGTTGCTTATGTGTAGCTTATGTTTGGAGGGGAGGAAG GTATTTATATGCGAGCAAAAGCTTTATACCAGAGCACAATTGAATCAGCATATAAGCACAGGTGATTCAGAAGTGGATGgaagtgagagtgagagaggtGGTTTTATGGGGCATCCTATGTGTGAGTTCTGTAGAACCCCATTTTATGGGGATAATGAATTATACACACACATGTCTACAGAACATTATACTTGTCATATATGCCAAAG GCAGCATCCAGGACAATATGAATACTATAAGAATTATGATGACCTGGAG ATCCATTTCCGTAATGAGCACTTCTTATGTGAAGATGAAGCTTGCCTTGCTAAGAAGTTTATTGTGTTTCAATCTGAAGCAGAAATGAAG AGGCATAATGCTATTGAACATGGAGGGCGAATGTCACGGTCAAAGCGTAATGCTGCTCTTCAG ATACCGACCAGCTTTCGGTATAAGCGTAATGATCAAGACCAACGCCGTGGAAGAGGCCGCTCCTTTCGTCGTGATTTTTCTGAAAATCAACTTTCTATGGCCATTGAAGCCAGCCTGCAGATGGCTAATGCAGCGGAAACATTTCATGATCCATCATCTTCAAGTAGTGGGCAAGTTGCAGTTGATGATGGTAATGCTGATGTTGATTCTATTATTCAGCCATTTGAATCAGTAGCTACATCGGGATCTGAAGCATCTGCACGATACCTCCAAGCCTTAGGACCTAACTCGAGGAATGCAGCACTAGCAGATTCATCATTCCCTCCACTCCCACTAGCTTCCAGCAATGACCAGCAAAGGTCCAAACAGGAGTTGGAAGGTTCATCCAGTAATACCATGGCAGCACGCTTGCGTCGGCATGGGAACAGAAATGTTTCTGTAATTAATGCTGGTAATGCTTGGCCTGCACCAGGTCGTAATTCTACCCAAGCTAGACTGCAATCAAATGCTGCTCCTGGAGTGCCACGTAATTCTGGTCAGATGAAGACAGCAAATAACATTGGACCTTCACCCTCAACTTATGCTAGTTCTATTCAACCTACACCCAGAACTGCCCTTGCacaatcatctgttggttcttcgCGGGATACACGTGATAACGGAAGAATGGTTCACTCTGCATCTGCTCCAAATCTCATTGAGAGCAACCCCATTGAAGCTTCAATTTCCGAGTTTCCTCCTGTTTCTGCTTCACTAGTGAGCAAGTTATCTGCAAGCACTCAGACTCCGTTGAATGTGGAAAATGTTCAGTCTGCTAACAAGTCATTGGTTGAAAAGATTCGTGGAGCTCTTGATTTTGATGAAGATAGATACACTTTGTTTAAAGACATATCTGGTCAATATCGTCAAGGCACACTTGATACGGAGACATATCTGGACTGTGTGCAGCAGTTTGGTTTGTCTCATCTTGTACCCGAAATGGCTAATTTATTGCCTGATCCTCAGAAGAAGGAAGAGCTCATTTTGTCGTACAACAGTAGTTTGCAAAGGAATGCTTTTCCAGAAAATGGATGGGTCCATGGTGGTTCTGGCATACCGTCTAAAGGTAGTAATGCTTCCAAGAAGGGTAAAGGTAAGTCTGTAGATGGTAGTGGTAGTAACTCCACAAATAGATTAGCAGATAGCTTCTTAAGCACAGTACATCAACTACAGTCAAGCTATAAATCTTCAGAAGAGAATTTGGAGGTGCTATCAAGGGGTGATTATCGAACTAACAAGGGCAAGTCAAAAATCAATCAGCAGATTGATACCAATTCGGGAAATCAACCTTTGAGAATCAGTGGGCAGACAGAGGCATCGGGTGGAATTTTATCAAATCAGAAAAAGGAGGATGCTGGTGTTGGCAgtaaacaacgtaaaaaaacttcCAAATTTCTTAGAGTGCGACTTGGCGATGGTTCTGCTTCAGCCCTTCTTGATTTTGATAACTCTCAGACTGAGCCAGATCCTGGAACAGACCCTTTGCCAGGTAACAAGAATGACTCCGGAGGTCTGCCTGTGCGAGGTGTTTGGCGAAAGGGGGGAGGCCAGAGGCTCTTCAACTGA